The following are encoded in a window of Maylandia zebra isolate NMK-2024a linkage group LG5, Mzebra_GT3a, whole genome shotgun sequence genomic DNA:
- the inka2 gene encoding PAK4-inhibitor INKA2 isoform X1: MEQRLAKQESKNMDACLRRLKQELLSMKEAGDGLHAQMNSMMGALQELKLLQVQTALENLDISGRPINRGMPHTASTAAAEPPAAAASASGEDQSRCIRETMSEEPSPNHMPSSRQSLESRNSTSLSENRSSLETSSSSSSSLESESERSQRSARSSRNARNARSETDLESIPRRWSGYTAPQVDFCGPVVGNPPPEAYPSHPRPRRAQIVDLPGILYSLSREGPSLDSDYSQDSTDDASDWTSSLMSRCRNRQPLVLGDNVFADLVGNWLDLPEVDKEEGEEEERAKRREERMDGGTERPDTPAHPLRLSRSQEICKKFSFTTNIFKKFLRSVRPDRDKLLKERPGWVAPELPEGDLYKRPKKLLPKSSKGSFYLPFWANGQQGKSSTCMHLPETERNHHQHLHQFYQQPFAGIYLDRRQPETGLEKMQPLFDYNTAVWV, encoded by the exons atggaacAGCGGCTCGCCAAACAAGAAAGCAAAAACATGGATGCGTGTCTGAGGCGACTGAAGCAAGAGCTG TTATCCATGAAAGAAGCTGGAGATGGCCTCCATGCTCAGATGAATTCAATGATGGGAGCCCTTCAGGAACTCAAGCTCCTTCAGGTCCAGACGGCACTAGAAAATCTTGACATTTCAGGGCGGCCTATTAACCGGGGAATGCCCCACACGGcttcaactgctgctgctgaaccaccagctgcagcagcatcagcttCAGGAGAGGATCAGAGCCGCTGTATCAGAGAAACCATGTCTGAGGAGCCCAGCCCGAATCACATGCCGAGTTCAAGGCAGTCTTTGGAAAGCAGAAACTCGACTAGTCTATCAGAAAACAGAAGCAGTCTGGAAACCTCATCCTCCTCGTCATCCAGCCTAGAGAGCGAGAGTGAAAGAAGTCAAAGAAGTGCACGGAGCtcaagaaatgcaagaaatgcaagAAGTGAAACTGACCTGGAGTCTATACCGAGAAGGTGGTCAGGATATACTGCCCCTCAAGTGGACTTCTGTGGACCAGTTGTGGGAAATCCTCCACCAGAGGCCTACCCTAGCCATCCCCGTCCCCGTCGTGCACAGATAGTGGACCTGCCTGGAATCCTGTACAGTCTCTCAAGAGAGGGTCCTTCCTTAGATAGCGACTACTCCCAAGACAGCACAGATGACGCCAGTGACTGGACTTCTTCGCTCATGAGCCGCTGTCGCAACCGTCAACCATTAGTTCTGGGGGACAATGTATTTGCAGACCTTGTGGGCAACTGGCTAGACCTGCCTGAGGTGGACAAggaggaaggagaagaagaagaaagggcaaagaggagagaggagagaatgGATGGTGGGACAGAAAGACCAGACACCCCAGCTCACCCTCTACGCCTCAGCCGCTCACAGGAGATCTGCAAAAAGTTCTCATTCACcacaaacatcttcaagaaGTTCCTGCGAAGCGTCCGGCCTGACCGGGACAAGCTGCTCAAGGAGAGGCCAGGCTGGGTGGCTCCTGAGCTTCCAGAGGGTGACCTCTATAAAAGGCCGAAGAAATTGCTTCCCAAAAGTTCAAAAGGCAGCTTTTACCTGCCGTTCTGGGCGAATGGACAGCAGGGCAAAAGCAGCACATGTATGCATCTtccagagacagagaggaaccACCACCAACACTTGCACCAGTTTTACCAGCAGCCATTTGCAGGGATTTATTTAGACAGAAGGCAGCCAGAGACTGGTCTGGAGAAAATGCAGCCCTTGTTTGACTACAACACAGCTGTGTGGGTCTGA
- the inka2 gene encoding PAK4-inhibitor INKA2 isoform X2, which translates to MKEAGDGLHAQMNSMMGALQELKLLQVQTALENLDISGRPINRGMPHTASTAAAEPPAAAASASGEDQSRCIRETMSEEPSPNHMPSSRQSLESRNSTSLSENRSSLETSSSSSSSLESESERSQRSARSSRNARNARSETDLESIPRRWSGYTAPQVDFCGPVVGNPPPEAYPSHPRPRRAQIVDLPGILYSLSREGPSLDSDYSQDSTDDASDWTSSLMSRCRNRQPLVLGDNVFADLVGNWLDLPEVDKEEGEEEERAKRREERMDGGTERPDTPAHPLRLSRSQEICKKFSFTTNIFKKFLRSVRPDRDKLLKERPGWVAPELPEGDLYKRPKKLLPKSSKGSFYLPFWANGQQGKSSTCMHLPETERNHHQHLHQFYQQPFAGIYLDRRQPETGLEKMQPLFDYNTAVWV; encoded by the coding sequence ATGAAAGAAGCTGGAGATGGCCTCCATGCTCAGATGAATTCAATGATGGGAGCCCTTCAGGAACTCAAGCTCCTTCAGGTCCAGACGGCACTAGAAAATCTTGACATTTCAGGGCGGCCTATTAACCGGGGAATGCCCCACACGGcttcaactgctgctgctgaaccaccagctgcagcagcatcagcttCAGGAGAGGATCAGAGCCGCTGTATCAGAGAAACCATGTCTGAGGAGCCCAGCCCGAATCACATGCCGAGTTCAAGGCAGTCTTTGGAAAGCAGAAACTCGACTAGTCTATCAGAAAACAGAAGCAGTCTGGAAACCTCATCCTCCTCGTCATCCAGCCTAGAGAGCGAGAGTGAAAGAAGTCAAAGAAGTGCACGGAGCtcaagaaatgcaagaaatgcaagAAGTGAAACTGACCTGGAGTCTATACCGAGAAGGTGGTCAGGATATACTGCCCCTCAAGTGGACTTCTGTGGACCAGTTGTGGGAAATCCTCCACCAGAGGCCTACCCTAGCCATCCCCGTCCCCGTCGTGCACAGATAGTGGACCTGCCTGGAATCCTGTACAGTCTCTCAAGAGAGGGTCCTTCCTTAGATAGCGACTACTCCCAAGACAGCACAGATGACGCCAGTGACTGGACTTCTTCGCTCATGAGCCGCTGTCGCAACCGTCAACCATTAGTTCTGGGGGACAATGTATTTGCAGACCTTGTGGGCAACTGGCTAGACCTGCCTGAGGTGGACAAggaggaaggagaagaagaagaaagggcaaagaggagagaggagagaatgGATGGTGGGACAGAAAGACCAGACACCCCAGCTCACCCTCTACGCCTCAGCCGCTCACAGGAGATCTGCAAAAAGTTCTCATTCACcacaaacatcttcaagaaGTTCCTGCGAAGCGTCCGGCCTGACCGGGACAAGCTGCTCAAGGAGAGGCCAGGCTGGGTGGCTCCTGAGCTTCCAGAGGGTGACCTCTATAAAAGGCCGAAGAAATTGCTTCCCAAAAGTTCAAAAGGCAGCTTTTACCTGCCGTTCTGGGCGAATGGACAGCAGGGCAAAAGCAGCACATGTATGCATCTtccagagacagagaggaaccACCACCAACACTTGCACCAGTTTTACCAGCAGCCATTTGCAGGGATTTATTTAGACAGAAGGCAGCCAGAGACTGGTCTGGAGAAAATGCAGCCCTTGTTTGACTACAACACAGCTGTGTGGGTCTGA